One window of the Chitinophaga niabensis genome contains the following:
- a CDS encoding helix-turn-helix domain-containing protein — protein MVIDYKKIDLFGRSFIQKVVLKPPFEFAFPVSEQACFLYMLAGEMQYQFDDEHINIPTNYSLFLNCIHSGSRIHNSDLNTNGEIVIVTFHPDILKKIYERELPLLLQQPRNAISNLASERINNDFLIQKYIEGLLFYFENPSLINDDILILKLKEIILLLSQTRNAETIQVVLSQLFSPATYTFKQIIEANLFLQVGVEDLARKTNLSVSSFKREFAKLYNDTPANYIKTQRLEKAADLLLASDNRITDIAFECGFNDLANFTKSFHDKYGATPTQYRLNQNTK, from the coding sequence ATGGTGATTGACTATAAAAAGATTGATCTGTTTGGAAGATCGTTCATTCAAAAGGTGGTATTAAAACCACCTTTTGAATTTGCTTTCCCTGTTTCAGAACAAGCCTGCTTTTTATATATGTTAGCAGGTGAGATGCAATATCAGTTTGATGATGAGCATATCAATATTCCCACTAATTATTCATTGTTTCTAAATTGCATCCATTCCGGAAGCAGGATACACAATTCTGATTTAAACACCAACGGTGAAATTGTGATAGTTACTTTCCATCCGGATATCTTAAAAAAGATCTATGAAAGAGAACTTCCCCTATTGCTTCAACAGCCCCGTAATGCAATATCCAACCTGGCAAGCGAAAGAATAAATAATGATTTTTTGATACAGAAATATATTGAAGGCCTGTTGTTTTATTTTGAAAATCCCTCTTTGATAAATGATGATATTTTAATTTTGAAATTGAAGGAGATCATCTTGTTGCTATCACAAACACGAAATGCAGAAACCATACAAGTAGTATTGTCCCAGCTTTTTTCGCCGGCTACCTATACTTTCAAACAAATAATAGAAGCGAATCTTTTTCTACAGGTTGGTGTTGAAGATCTGGCACGTAAAACCAACTTAAGCGTTTCTTCATTTAAAAGAGAATTTGCAAAATTGTATAATGATACGCCTGCAAATTATATTAAGACCCAAAGGCTTGAAAAGGCTGCTGATCTGCTTTTAGCATCTGATAACCGCATTACAGACATTGCTTTTGAATGCGGATTTAATGATCTGGCAAATTTCACAAAAAGCTTTCACGATAAATACGGTGCAACGCCCACTCAGTACCGCTTGAACCAAAATACCAAATAA
- the gap gene encoding type I glyceraldehyde-3-phosphate dehydrogenase, producing MKVAINGFGRIGRMTLRALLNKKGIEVVAINDLTDSQLLTHLFKYDTSHGKFAGTVALQDQYIVVNDQKILLLSERAPEKLPWKDLQIDVVIESTGRFTQREGAQLHITAGAKKVLITAPATGNVKTIVMGVNNDQITEEDEILSTASCTTNCIAPVLYLIDKEYGIESGFMSTVHAFTMDQMLQDGPHKDFRRARAATQSIIPTTTGAAKAIGEVLPGLKGKMDGFSYRVPVIDGSIADMSLNLMKRASAQEINEFLKHHAATTLKGVLEYTEEPLVSADILGNTHSSIVDGTLTRSIDKLVKIVSWYDNEVGISNRLAEMTVELAGKVNRLVEA from the coding sequence ATGAAAGTAGCTATTAATGGATTCGGACGCATCGGCAGAATGACCTTAAGAGCGTTGCTGAACAAGAAAGGCATAGAAGTAGTGGCCATCAATGACCTTACAGACAGTCAACTGTTAACGCATCTTTTTAAATACGACACCTCGCACGGAAAGTTTGCCGGTACCGTAGCGTTACAGGATCAATATATTGTGGTGAATGACCAGAAGATCTTATTGCTGAGTGAGCGTGCTCCGGAAAAATTGCCATGGAAGGATCTGCAGATAGATGTGGTGATTGAATCAACCGGCCGTTTTACGCAGAGAGAAGGCGCACAATTACATATCACAGCCGGCGCAAAAAAAGTATTGATCACTGCACCTGCCACCGGTAATGTGAAAACAATTGTAATGGGCGTGAATAACGACCAGATCACAGAAGAGGATGAAATCCTTTCTACAGCCTCATGCACCACTAACTGTATAGCGCCGGTATTATACCTGATCGATAAAGAATATGGTATTGAATCGGGCTTCATGAGCACGGTGCATGCATTTACCATGGACCAGATGCTGCAGGACGGACCACATAAAGATTTCAGAAGGGCAAGGGCGGCCACGCAATCCATCATTCCCACCACCACCGGTGCTGCGAAGGCGATTGGTGAAGTGTTACCCGGACTGAAAGGAAAGATGGATGGTTTTTCCTACCGTGTACCTGTGATCGATGGTTCAATAGCCGATATGTCGCTGAACCTGATGAAGCGTGCATCTGCCCAGGAGATCAATGAATTTCTAAAACACCATGCAGCCACTACATTGAAAGGCGTACTGGAGTATACTGAAGAGCCATTAGTATCGGCTGATATACTGGGTAATACGCACTCTTCTATTGTTGATGGCACCTTAACCCGTTCAATCGACAAACTGGTGAAAATTGTATCCTGGTACGATAATGAAGTAGGCATTTCCAACAGGCTGGCCGAAATGACGGTTGAACTGGCTGGTAAGGTGAACCGCCTTGTAGAGGCCTGA